The Oscillatoria acuminata PCC 6304 genomic interval GGGTTTTTTGGGGGTGGAAGTGGGTAAACGAATATTTTGAGATCGTCCTCGATCCAGTTACCACAGGAGTCAGAAATACTTTCATCAACTTGGCTGAATTATGACAGCCTGATCGCCTCTGGCACTCTCTAGTAATGGAGCAAGAGAATTTTACACTCCCAAAGGAAAAAGCAAGAGTTTTAGGTTTAGTCACCAAAATCTTCAGTTCTCTTGCTACTCAATCTGATTCTTCGGATTCCTTTCCCCTAACGGTTGTAAGGTTTCACCCTCTACAGCCAAAAAATTACTCAGTCTTAGTTCATCCAGACTCTTGTGGAATTCCTTTGATCTAGAAATATCCCCAATTGTCTGTGGTACCCTTCTGTGTTGTAGTGGCTGCAACGCCTCAAAATATCCTTGCTTCCATAATTGGGCGATCGCTGTTTCCATAGCAGTCCGCGTTACCTCGGGTATCACAATCAATCCCGGTGGAGCCAAAAAAGGAGAACCACATTCTACTTCCGCCTCTAAATCTTGCTCTAAGCGAATGGGATCAATAAAATAAACTGAATAGCTTCTGCCATCAGCGCAATCAACGATTCCATCGCTTCTACATCCTTTCATCGGCGTTTCCACTTCATCTCTTTCATCCCAGCCATCTTTAAATATCAGTTTGGGTGCAGTTTCCATATTGCTATTCCTCTAAAACGGCCTTGATTTTGTTTAACTCTTCTTGATATTGTTCGTAGGTGAGTAAATTAACCTCTCTTGGTACAATTTCGTAATGACCCCGATCTCGTCCTCTTTGAACTAATTTTAACGTTTCCGGCAGAAACAAGATTTTATAGGCCCCACCAAAACGTCTCATGATAGTGGCATCTTTATGAATTGAGATGCCATGAGTGGGTTTAACGGTATTGGTTTCCGCATCTATTCTAACTTCCGAGGGTTTGGCCGCAAAATTGCTACCCCCTCTATAAAAAGCCGTGCCTTCGTTTTCCATTCACTTTTAGATTCTGCTTTCACGAGCTTAAAAAAGCGGGCGATCACCCTAGCCCCTTCGTCAATCTTATACCCCTATTCCTGTTTGACCCCACCTTTCTGACAGGGACCAGAAACCGGAACCAAAGCCTTGGGATTTTCGCTTATATTTGTTGAAGAAACCCAGTTTCTGCTCCCTACCACCCCATGACAGTAGGATTTATGAACATTAAATTAGTAGAATCTTTAGCCCAGGTCATTCAATCTCTTTCCCCAGAGGAGCGATCGCTCTTTGAGGAGAAGCTCAAAGCACACCAGGACCAAACCTCAGCCGAGGGAAAAGAGCGTCCTTTGTATGAAACCGTTTATGAAAGGGCCAAAGCGTTTTATGAAACCGCCACTCCAGCAGAAAGGGCCAAAGCGTTTCGGGAGTGGGCTGAGAGTCACCCGCGCAATCAGCCCTATTTATCCGATGAAGCCATTAGCCGAGAAAGCATTTACGGAGAAAGGGGTTAATGTCATTTTTGATTGATACTAATATTCTGTTGCGGAGTGCGGACCCTACCCATTCCATGCACGCCGATGCGGTAACAGCGACAAATATTCTGCTTGATCGAGGGGAAGATGTTTGTATCATTCCCCAAAATTTAATTGAGTTTTGGAATGTTTACACCCGCCCTGCGGATAAGAATGGGTTAGGGCATTCCCCAGGGGAAACCGCTGCTGAAGTCAATCGGTTAAAAGGGCTTTTTTTGCTGTTACCGGATAGGTTAGCCATTTATTCTGAGTGGGAACGGTTGGTGCTGAGTTATGGGGTGAGGGGAGTTAATGTCCATGACGCGCGGTTGGTGGCAGCAATGTTGGTGCATGGATTGACTCATATTCTGACTTTTAATATCAAGGATTTTGCCCGGTATGCGGAAGTAACGGCAGTGCATCCGATGGAGATGCGATCGCCCTGAAGTAAGGGGCTAAAATTGCGGCGATCGCTCTACATATTCTAGGCGCTTTGACCCTGGCGATCGTAAATTTTAGCGGCCAAAGAAACCGGGACCCAAGTGATAACTTCGAGATTTTCCCTAAGATTTGTCTAAGAAACCCTATTTCTGAGCCAGATTATTTGGTTTTAGTAGACTCCATCACATAGCAATCATGCAAGAAACCGGCTGTCTGGGATAACCTTCACCACAAGAGCCAAGAGTTACGGCAGAAACGTGGTTTCTAAGAAATCGCTAAATTACATCGCTCTGAGTATCCCCCCCCTATTCCTTTTTTACCCCGCCTTTCCTATAATGCTTCCAGCAGTCATCAGGGTATCAGCCGTGCTTGCTACAGTTTGGAGTGCATCGTTAGTTGGGATTAATGCGGTCAAGGTCGGAGTCGAAATCGATGTCTCGGGGGGAATGCCGGGAATTGTCGTGGTGGGATTGCCCGATACCGCCGTGCAAGAATCTAAGGAACGGGTGAAAGCGGCCCTGAAAAATTCCAGTTACGCCTTCCCCATGCGTCGGATTGTGATTAACTTGACCCCGGCGGATTTACGCAAGGAGGGTCCTTGTTTTGATTTACCGATCGCCATCGGGATTCTCGCCGCCTCAGAACAAGTCAGCGCCCAACTCCTCGGGGATTTTCTCTTCCTCGGTGAACTCTCCCTCGATGGCACCTTACGTCCCGTTGCCGGAGTTCTTCCCATTGCTGCTGCCGCCCAAGAAATGGGCATTACCGCCTTAGTCGTCCCGGAAGGCAATGTGGGGGAAGCAGCAGTGGTGAAAGGGTTACAGGTTTATGGGTGCAAGCATTTGTGCGATGCGATCGCCTTACTGAACAATCCCAGTCAGTATAAACCCACCCAACTCGATGGCAAGGTCCCCTTTGCACCCCATCCCTTCGGCGGTTTAGACTTGCAAGATGTCAAGGGTCAAGCCCATGGACGTCGCGCTTTAGAAATTGCCGCAGCAGGAGGACATAATTTAATCTTTGTCGGTCCTCCGGGTAGCGGGAAAACCATGTTGGCTAAACGGTTACCCGGGATTTTACCGCCTCTGAGTTTTGAAGAAGCCTTAGAAGTTACCCAAATTTATTCCGTGGTGGGGTTACTGAAAAATCGTGGCGCGTTAATTGGCGATCGCCCGTTTCGCAGTCCCCATCACTCCGCCTCCGGTCCCTCTCTCGTCGGCGGTGGTAGCTATCCCAAACCCGGAGAAATTTCCCTCGCTCATCGGGGTATTTTGTTCCTCGATGAACTCACAGAGTTTAAACGCGATGTGCTAGAATTCCTGCGCCAACCCTTAGAAGATGGGCGCGTCACCATTTCTCGCACAAAACAAAGTGTGGAATTCCCCGCCCAATTTACCTTAGTTGCCAGTACCAATCCTTGTCCTTGTGGCTACTTTGGTGACCCGATCCAACCCTGTACCTGTTCCCCCCGTCACCGAGAACAATATTGGGCCAAACTTTCAGGACCCCTGATGGATCGGATTGATTTGCAAGTGGCGGTGAATCGCTTAAAACCGGAAGAAATTACTCGGCAAACCACCGGAGAGGGTTCGGAACCTGTCAGAAAGCGGGTTCAGGCAGCGCGCGATCGCGCCCGAGAACGATTTAAAGCCGAACCGAACATTCGCTGCAATGCGGAAATGCAAACCGCCCAACTCCGCAAATGGTGTCCTCTGGATGATGCCACCCGCACGCTCCTCGAAGGGGCCATCCGTAAACTGGGACTCTCGGCAAGGGCCACCGATCGCATTTTAAAGGTCGCCCGCACCATTGGGGACCTGGCTGGGGATGACCAAATCAATCTCTCCCATGTGGCAGAAGCCATTCAATATAGAACAATTGATAGAATGCAGTAAATAGCATTTTTTATTAGCTATTTTAAGGAGCTAACTCTCATGAAAACGATTCTTTCTCTGGTTTTACTCGCCACCGTTGCGGTTGTTGATACTTTACCGGCTCAGGCTCAAAGTTTCCAACCCCTCCAGGGGGTTGAAGCGATTGCTCAAGCCACGCCAATGGTCTCCCAAGCGGAAGAATTTGTCTCTTTACTCGCCGATGGAGAGTTTAACCAGGCTTTACAGAAATACGATGCTATAGCTCGGGAAAATATTACCTCAGAAACTCTGGAAACAACTTGGCAAGATTTAGTAGCTAAATCAGGGGATTTTCAAGAAATTGTTTCTACAGAGACGGTTCCGGGGGAGGAGCAAGATGTGGTTCTGTTAACGACTCGGTTTGAACAGGATACGGTGGTGTTGTTCGTTATTTTTGATGAAGAGCAACAAATTAATAGTTTCACCTATTAACTTAGGCGATCGCCTAACTCATTCCTGGAGTTAGAGTTGCCATGATTGCAGAAGTCCAGTTGCAACCGCTCCCTGGTTTGAGGGAGCGAGTATTTGATTAGGGTGCTTCCTCCATGATTAGGTTTGGAGTTGGCAAAAGAGGAGGATTGATCTACTTTTAGCAGTTTTCTGGAGAAGGTGCTGATTTCTCCAGAAAACCAAAAACCGCTGGTAACAGACTGGGGAAAACTCCAGTAAAACTACGGAGAAAGTAGAGTTTTTTGTCCTGGGCTTTATAAAATATCCTGTTAAATTTATCGAAAATTAGTGATAAAATAAAAACAGAAGAATTCAGTGGCTTTTAGAGTAAAGCCAACGGCTATGAGTCGAGTAACAATGCGGTTGCGTTCTGACTTTCATCGCCTAGCGGACAGTTTGATGAAAATCAAACTCTTTCGCTTCCTAGGGAATGGATTGCTGGCCTTTGTCAATGTGTCTCGGGACTTCTATTTGGCGCGGATGATTCTGCTGGGCGATCGCGTCCCGTCCCCCGACCGAAATCACCAGGCCCCAACCCAGGGAGTCTGATATCCTGAATCTACAGATAGGGGTCAAAGGAATGGGAGTCCCTGACCCCGAAAAACATAAACCGGCAAGGCGACAGCAGGGTTCGGTCCTTTAGCCGCAGCGATCGCAGCCAGGGATATAATGGGTAGCCCTGTCAAGGTGATCAATTTAATGACCCCAAATCCTTATTTCTTGGACAGGCGATCACTCTCGCGCCCCTACAAGAGGTAAATTTGATGACGAAAAATCATTGTTTCTTGTAGGGGCGTATTGCATACGCCCAAAAGAGGGCGTATGCAATACGCCCCTACAATTTACACACCTTGACAGGGCTAGGATATAATGGTGGGCTGCATGGCTCATAACAAATCCGGTTGTTCAAAGTCCATTTTCTCTATCAGCCCGCGCAGGTGAGGCTCCGTGCGTGTAGCCCCACCCTTTAGGGTGCGGGTTTTTGCTCATGTTTTCCCCAAATTGTCATCAATCGTAATGATTTTTAGGTCAAAAATCAGGTAGTAAACTGGGCAAAAAAAGATTGAGAGAACTACCGAAAGAATATGCAGACAGAGGGGGTAAAATGAGACAGTTGTGTTCTGTGCCGGACGTTGATCGAGCGCTATACCTTGCCCGAAATGGGCGCACTGTGGACTGAGACTTATAAATTTAAAACCTGGCTCGAAGTCGAGCTAGCAGTTTGTGACGCTCAAGCCGAACTGGGTTATATTCCCGCCTCGGCAGTGGAAGAGATTAAAGCCAAGGCTAATTTTGACCCCAAGCGCATCCTCGAAATTGAGGCTGAAGTTCGCCATGATGTGATTGCCTTTTTGACCAATGTGAATGAGTACGTCGGGGAAGCCGGACGGTACATTCATTTGGGATTAACCAGTTCCGATGTGTTGGACACGGCTTTAGCATTGCAGATGGTGGCGAGTCTGGATCTGTTGCTGTCGGAATTGGAAACGGCGATCGCTGCCATTCGCTATCAAGCGCAGCAACACCGGGATACGGTGCAAATCGGGCGATCGCATGGGATTCATGCCGAACCGATTACCTTTGGGTTTAAACTCGCTGGATGGTTAGCCGAAATGTTGCGCCATCGCGATCGCCTCGTGCGGGTGCGATCGTCTATTGCCGTGGGGAAAATCTCCGGTGCCGTGGGAACCTACGCCAACATCGAACCCCGGATTGAAGAGATTGCCTGTCAGAAACTCGGACTCGAACCCGATACCGCCTCCACTCAGGTGATATCGCGCGATCGCCATGCTGAGTTTTTGCAGCATCTAGCTCTCCTGGCGGCTTCTATCGAACGCTTTGCCGTAGAAATTCGCAACCTCCAGCGCAGCGATGTTCTGGAAGTGGAGGAATACTTCTCCAAAGGGCAAAAAGGCTCCTCGGCTATGCCCCATAAGCGTAACCCGATTCGGTCCGAACGCTTAACCGGGATGGCGAGAATTGTGCGGGGTCATGCCGGAACAGCTTTGGAAAATGTGGCACTTTGGCATGAACGGGATATTTCCCACAGTTCTGTTGAACGAGTGATTCTGCCCGATGCTTGCATTTTAACTCACTTTATGTTAAGAGAAATTTCAGAATTGGTGAAAAATCTCCAAGTCTATCCCGAGAACATGAAGCGGAATATGAACGTTTACGGCGGCGTGATTTTCAGTCAGCGCGTGATGCTGGCTTTAGTGGAAAAAGGCATGAATCGGGAAGCGGCGTATAAAGTCGTGCAGTCCTGCGCCCATCAAGCGTGGAATCAACCCGATGGGGACTTTCATGGGGCGATCGTCAAAGATGCCGCCGTCACCGAGAAACTGTCACCGCAGGAAATCGAAGATTGTTTCGATCCGAAATACCAGCTAAGACACCTGGATACGGTTTACCAACGCTTAAACATTTAAACCCCACCTTAAACGAAGCGAAGGGATGAACGATGAATTGAATGGTCAAGGGTTCTTGTTCATCCTTCATCCTTCATCCTTCATCCTTCATTTTTATAGAGGTCGCGCATGAAACTTCGTTCTTTCATCGCATATATTTTGGTGATGCTGGCGATCGTTTTGGCGATCGCCACCACAAGTACCGCGACAAATCCAGAACCCCCCCGCACCGATTCCACAGCAGAATCCCTGCGATTGCTGGCAGCAAAGCGGGACTTTTTAATTGGAACTGCTGTCAGACCCTTCCCCTTAAAAAACGAGCCGATCTATGGAGAGGTCCTGGCCCGTGAATTTAATATCATCATGCCCGAGCATCATCTGAAATTTGCTCCCGTGCATCCAGAGCGCGATCGCTATGATTTTAGCGTAGCCGATGAGATCGTCAATTTTGCTCAAGAACACGATATAAAGGTCATTGGTCATGCACTGGTCTGGTTTCACGCCCTCCCCCGTTGGGTCGTGGAGGGGAATTTTTCCCGGGAAGAACTCCTGGAAATTCTCCATGATCACATTCAGACTGTAGTCGGTCACTATCGAGGTCAAATTTATGCTTGGGATGTGGTTAATGAACCCGTAGAAGCCGATGGGACCTTCAGAGAAACCATCTGGTATAAAACTATTGGACCGGAATATATTGACCTAGCGCTGCGTTGGACTCATGAAGCCGATCCAGATGCCCTCATATATATTAATGACTATGGGGAAGGACTCAACTCTAAATCAGATTCCTTTTATCTGTTAGCAAAATCCCTCCAGGAACGGGGTGCACCCCTAGATGCGATCGGTTTCCAAACCCACATCGGCTTTTTATCTGCAAAAGACTCCCAAGAAGTCGCTGAAAATATGAAGCGCTACGCCGAGTTGGGTTTAGACGTGATGTTTACTGAGATGGATGTTCCGATTAATCAGTTTAGCGGCACCGAAGAGGAGCAATTAGCCGCACAAGCTGAAATGTACCGGGATTTTCTGAATATTTGCCTAGAGGCATCGAACTGTAACACCATGCTGACATGGGGATTTACCGATCGCTATACTTGGTTAACCGGGTTTACTGGAGGGAAAGCCCCATTAATTTTTGACGAGTCCTATCGTCCTAAACCCACCTATTCTGCGATGTTGGAAGAATTGAAAGGGAGTTAAAACATTGTCCTTTGTGAGTGCGAATTGCAGTGAAACCCTTACAGTTAAATGCAGAACTTTTTTTCTGTACATCCCTAAATCTTCGAGAGTGACCCAATCCGTAACCCGGGGATGTGTGGCGCAAGCGCCTTTTGGGTTGGACGACTTTGGGAAAGATAAACATGGGCGGGTGACTCAGCTATGCCAAGTCACCCGCCCATCGATTGGAATTCGGGCTAAATCCTGATAAACCTGATTTCGTAAGCAGGGTTTCTTGTAGGGGCGTATTGCATACGCCCTCTTTTGGGCGTATGCAATACGCCCCTACAATCTACACACCTTGACAGGGCTAGATTTTAAACAGCTATTTTGGCAGCATCCGCTGTTTCTCTAAGTAACAACTGTCGCCACTGGTGGATAATCTGCTGTAACAGCCCCTGTTCTGGAGTGACCCAGGTGGCGATCGCCTCGGACTCCAGAGTATCCAGGGCCACAGTTGCTCTGGCTAAGGTCGCTAATCGTTTTACCGAGTCCGGCTGTTCAGAATTGCTAGAGATTAAGGTCCCGATTTCTCCGAGACGGGCGATCGCATTCAGGACCTCCGGTCGAATCACCCCAGCTACCGGCATCCGCGAGTCTGCTTCCCCCTCATAGAAAGCAGCCAGTTCCGATTCTCGGAGAGTCTCTAAGGCAATCCGGAGGTCGGAAAGGTCATCCAAAGATGATAATGTGGCCAAGGTTGTCAAGGATTCGAGAATTTCCACACCCCCCGGATAGTCTCTGAGACTCAAGAGGTTCTGTTTATAAGGGGTCAAATCCAACCCAGACCGATTCACGGACTCGGAATTGAGCAACTGGTACAGTAGGGCCGAGAACCGAGTTAAGGGGGTTTGACGATGCGATCGCCAGACCCAAGGTAGAACCCCCACCCAACTTTCGGAAACCTGATTCAACCAATCACTACCACAGTTGACCTGTTGAAACCCCAGTCCTCCCAATAACACTTGGCGGCGTTCCGGGACTCCTCGCCAATCTTCAGCACTGACGGGGGACCAGAGATAGGCCCTTAAATCCGAGTCGCGGGCGATCGCATACAGCAGATGTAGGGGGTTCGGGGTCGAATGTAAATATCGAGATAAAGCCTTCAAGGCAACCGAACGCTGAAAGGGGTTGCGGCAAACTTCCGCGATCCGGTGCAACCCTTCCTTTTCATCCCGTTGCAACTGCTGTATCAAAGCGTTATGACTGTTTGGCAGGGGCAATACCAGCAACTCATCCCAGAGGACGGGATGTCCATCGCCGCGTCGATTAGGGTTGAGTGCAGCAATCAACTCAATCGGGTAAAACAAGAGGCGCAAGGACCCGATCGCCACCAACAAGTTGAAGAAAACTCCGATTTCAATCCCTCGGGAAACGACCGATACAAACCGACCTCGGGAGCCAATTTGAGCCGCTTTGAGGACATTTGCATCAAATGCACCGATCGCTATTGCCAGCACTAGAATCAACCCCACACCGGCAAACAGTCCCACTGCTGTGCGACCCGCTATAGCAAAGGCCATAAACCAAAGAGTGCCTAGAAAAATGGCAAACCCAACGGTGAGCAAGGGGGTATCAATGACGATCGCCCCGAATGTCTGTTCATAAGGGGGATTAATTCTCATCAAATCATTCAAAATAAACAGACTCGTGAACGCGAAACTCCCCAATAGCGCCAGTACCAAGGCCGCCAACACACTACCGGCCAGTCCCAAGACCATAAAACTACAGGTGAGAATTAAGGCCGAGGCGAGGACAATCCACATCCACAGGAAAACTCCTCCAAACACAAACCCGAGGGTGGTCCAAAAGAGGGTACGTTGGACTGCTTTGAGGGGAATTTCTTCCCCAGAGGTGAGATCCCAGACTTTCGGAAGGCGATCGCCTGCACCGGAAATGACCCGTTGTCCATCCGGGGTCACCGCCACGGACCTCACCCACTCTTGATGACCCACGAGGGTATGTACCAAAGTTCCTTGTTGGAGGTTCCAGACTTTGAGGGTATGGTCAGAAGAGGCCGAAACCACTTGCTGTCCGTCTGGGGTGACTGCTAATCCATTAATCCACCCCTGATGTCCCGTTAACTCATACTGGAGGGTTCCGTCATTTAGGGTCCAGACCTTGACAGTGCCATCGGCACCCCCAGAAATCACCTGTTGTCCGTCTGGGGTGACTGCAATGGTATTCACCCCGCCAGGATGTGCCGTCAAATTCTGCACTTCAGTTCCCGATGACCGGACCCACACCTTGACCGAACCATCCAGACTGGCCGAAATAACCTGTTCTCCATTGGGGGTGAGGGTGACCGCTTTAACCTCTGTGGTATGACCGCTTAAGGTTTGCAGGAGAGTTCCCTGTTCCAGATTCCAAATTTTCACCGTTCCATCTGCCGATCCCGAGATGGCCTGGGTTCCGTCTGGGGTAAGGGTTACACTGTTGACAGGTCCGGTGTGACCCTCCAAAATATGCAGTTTGTTTCCCGACTCGATATTCCAGACGATCAGGGTATTGTCTGCTGAGGCAGAAATTGCTAATTTTTGGTCTGGGGTGACCGCCAGATCTTCAATCCAGCGACTGTGGTTTTCGAGACTCTTGAGGCGATCGCCGCCTTTGATGTCCCAAATATTAACTGCGCGGTCTCCCCCCCCTGAAATAACCCGGTCTCCCGAGAGTAATGCCAAAGCGTTAATTCCGCTGCGATTACCCGGTACGGTTTGTAACAATGCACCTCTATCCAGATCCCAAACTTTTAAGCTGCTGTTTCCCGTAAAGTCTCTGCCTGAGGCGGAAATTACTTGGGTATTGGAGAGGGCCAAGACAGAATTAATGGACCCGGTATGACCTTGATTCACCGCAAGGGTATAGAGGGAAAATGTAAACGCCAGTAGGAATAAACATTTCATCACCGAGGCAGTCGCCATCAGATACAAATTTCGATATCCCGGGACCTTAAAACTCCCCCGGAATTTACTCCATCCGCTTTGTCGATACAAATCAGGGGACGCTTTGTACAAATAGCTTCGCAGTACACTGGGACGAAAAAATACCCAGTAGGCCAGCAAACCATAATGATAAGGATTTAAAGGATTGAGGGATTCGGGTCGTTCACCCCGATCCAGTTGGAAGATGGGCATGATGATTTTACCGTAGGGGTCAGTTTTACGCAGAAACTGTCAAGCGCTTTATTGGTCTGTTCACAGTATTCCTTTTCCACTCCTCCTCGGGATCTAGATTTGGTTAAATTTTATGAAGCAACCCTAGTCAGTCTAAATCAATGGGACAACTCCACTCCAGAGTAGGAGTATCTTCCTCTCAACTGCTGCAAATCATCGCCAGATGCTCTCCCAGATTAATTTTATTGTGCCAATGATTTAGACTGGCTCGATCATTTTCATCCCTTCTCCCACCATTTATGGGACATTTTCTATTCGTAAAATCAGCAAATTATTATCCCATAATTGAATCCAATTAGGCATAAAATAAACTGTTAATCATAAAAAACCCTGAACAGCCTATATTTACAACAGCTTAAACCCTTAAAATTGAGAAAATTTTTGTCTGATTTAACTCAGAAGTTTTTGAAATATTCATTATTCAATTTTACTCACCCACCCAGGAAAACCACCATGAAAATTAATTACATCCTTTTATTCTCAGTTGCTTTAGGGTTAGTCATCACCATCGGATCCTGGCAACGGGCGGAATCAGTTCGGATTTTCGACGGATTGAAGTCGGGAGAATGGGGACCGCAGAGTCCAGCAGTTGTCGTCCAGAGAACTCCAGCTATACCTCAGTTCGAGGGAGAGAACTTGGTCGATATCCAAGAAATTAATCCAGACATTACCCTTGATATTCGCTATGCCACGGCCAATAATTTCTTGAATGTTCAACTCTACTCTGTTCCTCGATGTCTTTTGCGAACTAGCGTCGCCCAAAAGTTATCCCTCGTTCAAGAGCAATTGCAACCAATGGGACTGGGGTTAAAAATATTTGATTGTTATAGACCCCTATCGGTAACCCGGAAAATGTGGGAAGCATTGCCGGATCCCCGTTATGTTGCTAATCCGGCAAGGGGGTCGCGCCATAATCGCGGTGCAGCGGTCGATTTAACCCTGATTGATGCTTGGGGAAACGAATTAGAAATGCCGACGGACTTTGATGATTTTAGCGATCGCGCCGCCCGAGATTATCAAGGAACCGATGTCAGCAACCAAGCCCGCCAAAATAGTCAATTACTCGAAAGAGTGATGACTCAACAGGGTTTTATTTCCTTGATTACCGAATGGTGGCATTTTGATGCAGAAAACTGGCAAGACTATCCCCTTTTGGATATTTCTTTAGAGGAAATCAATGAGGGTTAGGCTTACTTGACTTCGACGAGAAAATCATAGGTAAACCCTCGGAAATTGGAGTCTAAAACCAGAAAATAGTCCCCAGTTGTGGGGAGAGTCCCACTCCAATTTTGGAGGCCCGTATAGTGACCCCCCCCGGTGAGTTCAGTTTGCCGATTGGGGTCATTGGGGATAAAGACAAATGGCAACGCGCCTTCGGAAACTGAGAGGGTCAAGGTTTGACCGGCAGATGCCTTGAGCAGATATTCATGACTTCCGCCGCCAATAATCCGCCCTTTGACTCGCGCAGAAGTGCCATTGGGGGGAAAATTAATCCGTTCTGTAATTTCAGAACAAGAACTTTCGGTGATACTTTTGGCAACCCAACCCTCCACCGGATTATTGATTTTAAACCAGCCATTTTGTTCTTCCGTAACAGTGAGATAAGTTCCATTACTCAGTGTCCCTAAAAGATTCGTGGCGGTCACTTCTGGACTGGAACGAACGTTAGCTGGCGGGTTGGGATCGGAGACAATGGCAGCGGTAATTTTGCAATTGCCTTGGGAAGGAGTAATCATAATCGGTTCTGGAGTAGGAGATGGGGAAGATTGGGGAGATTGGGGAGATGGGGGGGATTGGGGAGATTGGGGAGATTGGGGAGATTGGGGAGATTGGGGAGATTGGGGAGATTGGGGAGATGGGGGGGATTGGGGAGATTGGTTGGGGGTTTGAGTGACTGGAGGGGGAGATTGGGGAGATTGGGGAGATTGGGAGGCGAAATAGGCACCTCCGAGTGCGGCGGCGATCGCGCCTACAGCCAATGCAATGATAAATGGTGTTTTCCCTTGCATAACATTTATGGCATCTTAGCCAAAATAGAACCACTCACCCACTCTAAACGCAAGAAGGGGTAGGGCCTTTTGTAGATTGAGATGAACCCGGGGAGAATGGCCCATTCTTCCATCAGGACCGAGTGCATCCGGAGGGTTCTCCCTGCCCCCTGGACCCTGCTATCCTGGCACATTCGTTCCCGCACTGCGTAAGTCGCTTCCCGATGGCTGTGATTGTGCCGCCGTTTGAGCGTTGACCCGATTTAGTTCGCGGATCCGACGAGAGAGCAGACGGATGATATTGATGGCAATTCCGGGGGTTTCATCAATGGCATCGTAGAGTTGCTGCTGAGTCAATACCAGACACTCGCACGATTCGAGGGTCGTGACAGAAGCTGAACGGGGTTCAGCATCGAACAAAGACATTTCCCCAAAACAGGTCCCCTGTTCTAGTTTAGCCAGGTCTCGATTGCCAATGTGAACGCGGACCTTGCCAGAAACGACGATATAGAGCGATCGCCCCTCCTGACCTTCGGTGAAGATGGTATGCTTTGCCGGGAAAGATAGCTCATCCATCACGGAAGCCAGACGCACGAGAAAGTCATCCCGAAGTTCCTTAAAAATCGGAACGGCCCTGACAAATAATAATCGGTCAACACTGGTGAGCATCTTAAGGCAGTAAACCGTAAAAAATAAAGCCTAAAAAGTAATCAGGAGTAAAAAGGCAAAAACAAAAATTTTCCTTTTATCTTTTTACTTTT includes:
- a CDS encoding type II toxin-antitoxin system VapC family toxin; this encodes MSFLIDTNILLRSADPTHSMHADAVTATNILLDRGEDVCIIPQNLIEFWNVYTRPADKNGLGHSPGETAAEVNRLKGLFLLLPDRLAIYSEWERLVLSYGVRGVNVHDARLVAAMLVHGLTHILTFNIKDFARYAEVTAVHPMEMRSP
- a CDS encoding YifB family Mg chelatase-like AAA ATPase, giving the protein MLATVWSASLVGINAVKVGVEIDVSGGMPGIVVVGLPDTAVQESKERVKAALKNSSYAFPMRRIVINLTPADLRKEGPCFDLPIAIGILAASEQVSAQLLGDFLFLGELSLDGTLRPVAGVLPIAAAAQEMGITALVVPEGNVGEAAVVKGLQVYGCKHLCDAIALLNNPSQYKPTQLDGKVPFAPHPFGGLDLQDVKGQAHGRRALEIAAAGGHNLIFVGPPGSGKTMLAKRLPGILPPLSFEEALEVTQIYSVVGLLKNRGALIGDRPFRSPHHSASGPSLVGGGSYPKPGEISLAHRGILFLDELTEFKRDVLEFLRQPLEDGRVTISRTKQSVEFPAQFTLVASTNPCPCGYFGDPIQPCTCSPRHREQYWAKLSGPLMDRIDLQVAVNRLKPEEITRQTTGEGSEPVRKRVQAARDRARERFKAEPNIRCNAEMQTAQLRKWCPLDDATRTLLEGAIRKLGLSARATDRILKVARTIGDLAGDDQINLSHVAEAIQYRTIDRMQ
- a CDS encoding DUF3887 domain-containing protein, with product MKTILSLVLLATVAVVDTLPAQAQSFQPLQGVEAIAQATPMVSQAEEFVSLLADGEFNQALQKYDAIARENITSETLETTWQDLVAKSGDFQEIVSTETVPGEEQDVVLLTTRFEQDTVVLFVIFDEEQQINSFTY
- the purB gene encoding adenylosuccinate lyase; this encodes MIERYTLPEMGALWTETYKFKTWLEVELAVCDAQAELGYIPASAVEEIKAKANFDPKRILEIEAEVRHDVIAFLTNVNEYVGEAGRYIHLGLTSSDVLDTALALQMVASLDLLLSELETAIAAIRYQAQQHRDTVQIGRSHGIHAEPITFGFKLAGWLAEMLRHRDRLVRVRSSIAVGKISGAVGTYANIEPRIEEIACQKLGLEPDTASTQVISRDRHAEFLQHLALLAASIERFAVEIRNLQRSDVLEVEEYFSKGQKGSSAMPHKRNPIRSERLTGMARIVRGHAGTALENVALWHERDISHSSVERVILPDACILTHFMLREISELVKNLQVYPENMKRNMNVYGGVIFSQRVMLALVEKGMNREAAYKVVQSCAHQAWNQPDGDFHGAIVKDAAVTEKLSPQEIEDCFDPKYQLRHLDTVYQRLNI
- a CDS encoding endo-1,4-beta-xylanase; its protein translation is MKLRSFIAYILVMLAIVLAIATTSTATNPEPPRTDSTAESLRLLAAKRDFLIGTAVRPFPLKNEPIYGEVLAREFNIIMPEHHLKFAPVHPERDRYDFSVADEIVNFAQEHDIKVIGHALVWFHALPRWVVEGNFSREELLEILHDHIQTVVGHYRGQIYAWDVVNEPVEADGTFRETIWYKTIGPEYIDLALRWTHEADPDALIYINDYGEGLNSKSDSFYLLAKSLQERGAPLDAIGFQTHIGFLSAKDSQEVAENMKRYAELGLDVMFTEMDVPINQFSGTEEEQLAAQAEMYRDFLNICLEASNCNTMLTWGFTDRYTWLTGFTGGKAPLIFDESYRPKPTYSAMLEELKGS